GAAGTAcatagaaaaacaaagataTTTCTCCTCAGGGAAACGTCAGGCAATTACAGGGAATGACCGGCTGGAAGGGCAGATCAGTGCTTTATTTTGGAGACCATCCCTATACTGATTTGGCAGACGCTTCCCTAGTGCACGGCTGGAAAACTGGTGCAATCATCAAAGAGCTTACCGTAATGTCTTAGTATTTCATCGAAAGACCGCCCTGTTCTTCTGGGAAATTACTATAGAAATAATAGTTATtaacatctttttcttttgtgtacAGTCTGAGATTAAAACGCTTAATAAGTCAGAGTTCAAGTGGCACGTCAATTGGCTTCAAGTCTTACAACAGTTGATTGAAGAGCATCAAGACGTCGAAGACGAGCCATCACAACAACTTATTAAGCACTGGATTGGCGAACGCGATGAGCTCAGGTGATGTTCATTGTGTTTtagtttgtttatttattttgtttcggCGTCCTTCGTCTTAACTAGACGAcaatgtatatattttttttgtttacttcttttttattacaggaaagaaacaaaacatgtGTTCAACAAACAGTTTGGTAGTTTGTTTCGAACTTACCACAACCCTACGTACTTCTCACGACGTCTTTTTCGCTTTGCCGACGTTTACACGTCAAACGTGACTAATTTATTGCGTTTCTCCCCCAAACACACTTTTTACGCTAGAAGAGGTGCCCTACCGCACGAATACCGATCTTGGTTCGTCTAAATGACGAAACTAAAGCTCTCTTTTGACTGGACCCAACAAGGtcttccacacacacacacaaagatgCCACATTTGCTGCTCtttaccccctttttttgctGCAAAGAGAGAGGTTATTCCTCGCTCTGTGATGACTTCTAATTTAAACTTCCATGGTTTTAGTCAAAGCAAATTCTGTGTTCTCGCAGCCGATCGGAAGTGACTTTAACTTCGTTTTAATGTGTGTTGATGGTTTGCTGGTATTGATGATACAATCGCTGTTGACAAAATTCGTACAGCTCGTACTCGTCTGACAGCGAATCTCTCAATTTAGCCAACACCTGGTCGCTTAGAGCCGGCTTACTCTTAATGTAACGGTTTTCGTGCCGCCGGCCGTAACCTAAAGCAAAACATTGTTATAGCCATTAAAGCGCAGTTATGACTCAACTGTTTCGCTTACCTCTACTATAGTAGATCTTCGCAGAACCCGAGAAGAAGCGCGGTATGTAACGCTCGAGGACATGTAGCGTCTCGTTCATTTTATCCAGGATTCCCACTACCGAGTATTCGTGTTCAATAATGAATTTAGCTCTTTGTAGTGCCCACCGGCTGCGAGGAACACTGAAAGaagagatgaagaaaaaaaaaaacaaaaaaactacgAATCGTTTGTCGCGATTGCAGATAAATCAGTTGTAGTATTACAGGCATCGAGGATCCTGGCCACAGAAATACGGAATCGCACGGCTGAAGGTGTACTCGGACGAATTGAAGGCACACTCCTCATCCTCATCGAGAATGCAGTCGTCAAATGATTTCGTGTACCATTCCATCCCTACATCAATGAAAATGTCAACACTGATGGACAAGAAGATCCATCTTTCGATCACGAACCCGTTCCAGCGCCGGCTGCATCCCTTCGTTTGATCTCTTGAGTGATCTGAAGTGGATCCTGCGACCTCCTTCCACGAAAAGCCGAATATTCTCGCTCAGCTGGATCACGCACAATGTTCATGTAAGTAGGCCGTAGATTCTTAGTATACCTAACATTTtgttaaataatttttgtacgtttctttttaacattttcaatTAGTTACAAACCGCTGAAACCGAGTGAAATTGACATGGAGGAAATGACGGTCATAGCTTTTTGCTTGGTGTTGATACTCGAACCACGTAAccaaatttttcatttcttcttcaattagCAACCTATACTGATTTAAACGATAGAATATTATAAAGAATagcatttcttttctcgttAAGGATACATCACCTGTTCCAGGGAGTCCTATATTGATGTCGTTGATGGGCAAATCTGTTAACCTTAGCCAATTCCTTCATCAGGAAAACCATCGTCAACCCACCGCATCTCGGTACTCGATTATAAATTAACCtgcaaaacaatgaaaatgaaGTAGAATAGACTGTATTAAAGATAgccatttcatttttggtgTAGAGAAATATTGACCGTACCAAATGGAGGAAGGGTGTGTGCGGTTAGTTGCTGTTCCCTCAATTTCCGCTTCCTCCAAGTTCTCCAGCATTTGCCAGTAGCGTCGGTTGTTCATCTCATCTTTCCCCACCGTGTCAACCGCCGTTACCGTCAATGAGTAATCAGCTGACAGAGCTCCCATTCTTTGCGGATGGCTGCGCTTATTGGACGCTAGAAGCATCATGACTGTCAGCTTCATGGCCACAAGACTAACAACGTAAGGAAGGAATCTGCGAACAGTGATCAATCAAATGCTCTGTAAAAGACCTGGTGGTTGTAGCTGTGTGACTCTAAAATGACAAAGACTTACTTGTTCTTTGGGGTGATTCTTCGAGGGCTGCTTTCGCAACGTGAATTCCAACACCATCTTCGAAACGCTAAAATCATTGCCTTTTTGGTAAATGTCTTGAATTCCAAAACACTTTCGGAAAAGCAACAATAATAATGAGAGAGACTAGACGCGTCTAGCAGGATGGCAGGCGGAGTATCCTCTGTCTGGAGAACGACTGCCGCCGACGAGCAAGAAgaccaagaaaagaaataaagctCCAAGCAAAACACCAACACAGTACGAAAGGTATAAAGCCGGTTGATGGAGTGGAAGATATAAGCGCGTTCGCGAGTCGTGCTGCACGAGGTGAGTGACCACCTCCTTCTattctttttcatcgttcCGTGTAGGGGAtaaggaggaggaagaaggcGGTAGACAGACTTTGGGGAGAGGAAGGTTCTTCGAGCGAGACTGAAGGTGAAAAAAGGAATAAGACTCAGCGGGGCCTATACGAACGGAAAGCAAACGAGCGCGCGGCGGGTCGCTCGTCATCTTTTATTTAAAGAAGACATGGTTCAACAGCCTTAACAACCATAATGTTGGCGAGGCTTTTCCTCTATCGATTTACATTTTGAATCGATATTCTCTCCGACAAAGAAGGCAATCGCAGTTGTTAATTATAAGATTAATTTCCcagtggtttttttttgcgtgaaAAAGGAGTCCAGCAGATCTCATTGTTACATGAACTGTTGAGTCTCGTTACGTTGCGTGACTGCCCTAAAGCGACGCCTTATCACTTTAATTGGATTCGTTCCTGGCAGAAATATGTTCCAACACATGGACCTCTTTTAAATCTTTTGCCTAGTTATAGTtattgttagaaaaaaaaagaaacctttTCCTTATTTCAGCAATAGTTACATCGGTTCTTTCAATCGAAATCGTCTCTACAATTTGTAGTTGCCACACCGTAAAGTTTCACAACTATTGCAGGAAAAGCGCTTCAAACTCAAAATCTTAACATTTTTTCTCCTGCAAAAAATGATGTGTTATGCTAGGACTTATTTGTTTCAAGGAACGTTTAATTGAAATGCATTAATTGTTTTCATATTGGAGGTAAAATCCAGGTAGTTCCGCATAATTTTTTACCCCAAACACCTAGCAGACGAAAATTTCCCTTGCGGAATCCAAACAGCAGCATGGGAAACACTGCTGGCCGACTTAGGATTTCTTTTGGATCAAATTTAGAACTCTCGGTATGAAATCCTATTGCCAATATTTCACCCTTGTACAGATTGAGAATTAAAGAATGTAAATCGTATTGTTCATTTTCACGTCCCAAGTCTACCTCCCAGACTCAAGAGGAAAGCACTGGGACGACGTAAACAACGTTTTTAATAATCTGAAACTGCCTAGTACTTAGTAGTCATGGGGAACGATACGTTAGAGACTGTCCATAAAACTCTCCAGGAAAAATTTGGGCATACTGAGTTTAAGAGTACCCTTCAAAAAGATGCAGTGTTGGCTGCAATCCAAGGTATGTGTTGATTCATATTAATCACTACAACAACATTGTGGTTAACTTGTATGAATATTTCAAAATTCCGTTTTCATTCAGGGTCAAGTGATGTTTTTGTGTCAATGCCGACTGGTTCGGGAAAATCACTTTG
This sequence is a window from Daphnia magna isolate NIES linkage group LG7, ASM2063170v1.1, whole genome shotgun sequence. Protein-coding genes within it:
- the LOC116926411 gene encoding heparan sulfate 2-O-sulfotransferase 1, whose product is MKKNRRRWSLTSCSTTRERAYIFHSINRLYTFRTVLVFCLELYFFSWSSCSSAAVVLQTEDTPPAILLDASSLSHYYCCFSESVLEFKTFTKKAMILAFRRWCWNSRCESSPRRITPKNKFLPYVVSLVAMKLTVMMLLASNKRSHPQRMGALSADYSLTVTAVDTVGKDEMNNRRYWQMLENLEEAEIEGTATNRTHPSSIWLIYNRVPRCGGLTMVFLMKELAKVNRFAHQRHQYRTPWNRLLIEEEMKNLVTWFEYQHQAKSYDRHFLHVNFTRFQRYTKNLRPTYMNIVRDPAEREYSAFRGRRSQDPLQITQEIKRRDAAGAGTGMEWYTKSFDDCILDEDEECAFNSSEYTFSRAIPYFCGQDPRCLVPRSRWALQRAKFIIEHEYSVVGILDKMNETLHVLERYIPRFFSGSAKIYYSRGYGRRHENRYIKSKPALSDQVLAKLRDSLSDEYELYEFCQQRLYHQYQQTINTH